The following nucleotide sequence is from Odocoileus virginianus isolate 20LAN1187 ecotype Illinois chromosome 18, Ovbor_1.2, whole genome shotgun sequence.
ATCTGAGGCACAATTATTGCTAATTGAAAAATATGTCTCCCAGTCTGTCATAgatcttttcatttccttaagaaggaaggaaactttTGAATGGAGCTCCTTTTTTTCTTACTCCTAGGCTAATAATGAAGTTTGAGTTTCCTAAGAACATGCTACACAGGGAATTATAAACCAAAGCTGAAATTTTGAAACAGAATGCCAACTGAAGCCAAATTTACTGATAATTGTTTGATGGGAACAATTGTTTCTGGAGTATTATCCATCAAGTCAATTAACAAGGTAAGTGATTAACTTGGTCCTGCTAAATTAAGAGTATATTTATGTGCTGGCAATTCTAGTCCAATCTTAGAGTTTGATTGTTTTAAACTAACTATTCTAAGAGATTTTAGACAATTAAACTGAGGTTCATAAAGCAACAATCTGTGTTaagaaaaaaggataaattcATAAACTGTTACTTTTTCGAGCTCAATAAGCATCAGTGCAACAGAtttagagaaaatgtttgcaattaGAAAGACCTGATTCTGGGTGCCCTTCACCTTCCAGCTGCACTACCAGCTGCTGACTCTCTGTGTATGCCTCAGACCAGTCAAAACAGAAGTCCTTTTCAGTGAGGGCCTTGCCTGTGGCTGGACATACCTCAAGTGTATCACTTATAGAACTGCACCAGGATGGCTAGTGGACTTTCCGCAGGAGGGGTAGTGGCTATAGTAGGTCCTCATGTAATCAAATGGGTTCCTGTGTAATCAAAAACCATTTCACATTCATTATCTGACCTAAGCCCCCTGCCCTCCACACACAGCATGAAGCAGGCTTTCCTGTTTCCTTGtacttatttactatttatttatctctttggTGTAGTATTCATTCAAATATATCACCCATTttttattgtgttattttctcattgttgtgagagtatttttaatatattctggacacaagtcctttatcagatatgtgatttgtaaACAGTGTCTCCCAGGTTGTGGCatgctcttttcattttcttaagagtACTTTATGAACAAGTCACTGCATCAGATACATCTGGGACCTAAAAGTGCCTAACAACACCCAAAATTCCTAAACACCAGCTTTGTTAAGTGCAAAAACTACCATACAAATGTACACTCATATTACGCTGTATCTACATGTCCATTTGGTTAGGCAATATTTAAGTACTCATGTTAACTGAGATGTTTGCCAGGGCCTCCTACCTCCTTGACCCCTTAATCCATGTCTTCTGCGTGATTTCCTTAGGAGGTAGAGAAGTGGGAGTGGGAAGCAGCTCTGCCTTCTGTCCGCACTGATTTGGTTCATGTATGGACGTCTAGACACCCTCTGCTTGCTTGCCATCCGATTTCACCCCTGAACAAGTGGGGCCTTTGTGTGGGCAGCCTTCTCTACTGAAGGTTTGAAGAAGATGGAGGAGACGATTTCATCACATCAATGCACATGATTTCAGGTTGCCTGTGAGGCAACTTTATTTGCCCTTGCTAGAAATTTTTCACTGCTGCCTTATTCCAGTGAGAATCACAGCTCCAagtgtttctctctcttccctcctcaaaAACAGATGCCCCAAAACACGCGATTGCTGTTGCAATGTCTTTTGTGTTGCCATATGCACAATCTCAAGGTCTCACCTTGTTTCACAAGAGGCCCATTCGGTATTTTTCCCAACAACCAGCACTTTCCTAGTGAGGTTTTCTGGTGCCAGCTAAAACAATTACTTCCCTCCTCATATGTAGCTGTCTATGAAGACATGCTGCCTTTTATGTGGCATAGCTGTTTAGCATATGCAAATACAGATGCAGTGTGGGGTTAGCCTCCCTCATTCTTATtagaattaatattaatttatcattCATCCTCTACGATGATAGAgatactgtttaaaaaaacttattttggctgcacggggtcttcgttgctgcacacggTCTTTTCATTGTGGGGGGAGGACTTCTCTACTTGCCGCACACAGGCTGTAGAacgtgtgggctcagtaattgcagcacacaggcttagctatCCCACaacatgctggatcttagttcccccaccgaGGATGGAAAgtctgtcccctgcactggaaggcagatccccccacctttttttaaaaactttttatttatttatttattttgtgtgattCAGAGATACTGCTAAAATTTTGGagtatttcctcccattcttaaTGCATTAATGCcttcttaattctttttatttcttttttcccatttatttatatttattttttattattattatttttccatttttttattagttggaggctaattactttacaatattgtagtggtttttgtcatacattaacatgaatcagccacggatttacatgtattccccatcccgatcccccctcccacctccctctccacccaagcCCGCgctcttaaactttttattttgtattggggtatagccaattaagaATGTTGTGATAGCTGCTGTATACAGcgaaggggctcagccatacatacatatacatgcatccatttcccccaaattccccttccATCAGAccaccacataacattgagcagggttcactgtgctatacagtaggttggAAAGCAGATggttaaccactggagcaccagtgGAAGTCTCACGGACACACTCTTGATATTCTGGATGGACCCGCATGCTCAGCTGTGGCACAGTTATTTATCATTCTGCAGAAGCCTCTCCTCTATCGGCTGGTCCCCTGCACACACCCAGAGCAGACCTTTCCCAGgctgcccaagcctctggctttCTCAGCCGGTTTAGCGGTTCGGCCCAGGCGAATTTTGGCATCCTCTTGACTGCTCTAGACAGTCCTATCACGCGGCCTTTCGAGGTCCTGACTTGTTTTTGACTCCTAGGAGAAAAGAAGCATGGGTGCAGAAGGGCTTTTGGCAGAGCTAGGCTGTGGAGTCGCAGACTGTGAGGAGCTGGAGGGGGTGGGAAAGTTTATTGTGTTCCGGGGTTCTTGACTGGCTTAGGAGGACCCCAGCAACAGACGCGCTTCTCGGTCCCACAGCTGCTGTCTTACCCAACTTACGTCAGAAGGGGGAGCTCCGAGCTCATGGTCTGCGCAGTAACTTGCCTAACAtttcttttcaaggctgaatCCCTTAACTGCAAGGCAGACGCCTAGGCATTTGCTCCAGGAGAAAAAGCTCAGCACAATGCATGGATGGAAACAGCTAATGACAGGAACAGTCACCGATTCAGGTTCTCGAAGGGTTCAGTACAAAGACAGAGTCCCAGCCATGCTGGCCAGGCGCCCAAAGAGCTCCTAGGGAAACTGTATTTTCCCAGGGTAAGCCCTAGAATAAGTGAGCAGCCCCTCTTCCCACCTGAAGTTCCCTTTCTTCCCTGCTTTCTGGTTTTTCCCTTGGCCTGAAACCACTACATCTGTTACACCTGTCTTGGATTTGGCTCTAGAGAGTAGGTGGCTTCAGAGATGCAGAGCAGCAGGAAAAGCAGGTAGGATAGTCCTGTATGAACAAGGAAGGGGTAACCAGGAGCACACTCGCTtttctgggggcggggggggggggcgggtaaatgaggaaaaaaactAATTAGTTAGATGGTAGGGGTATCAAGCAGAGGCTTTTTCCCCTCTGGCGTCTATGCCCCGGAAGCAGACAGAGACCCCAGCTCTCCTAAGACAACCATACACTTTGGCTGTTTCATGAAGAGTGCGATAAAGGGACTGCTCCTTAACAGTGTCACAGAAGTGCCAGGGAACTTCTCACCCTTGGGcatggctggggggtggggagagacataaacatttaaaaatcctatGGAGGGGGGATGTGGAAAGGAAAGCAGGGCATCCCACAGATAATAGGGATGAATTAAGGGCAAACACAGGAGCTGAAATATTCCTCCAGTTACCCTGACAGCCAGTCAAATTCTACATTGAGGGCCAAAGAGCCTGGGGCACAGTGGCTCCCAGTGGTTCCTAGGCGCCCCTGTTTCTAAGGTCACAGTCATCTACTTGTGTCTACATTTTAATTCTGTAGAGGCTCAGGCCACATGTCTCCTAAAAATCACTTCCCTTATCATCTTTTACCTTGTATATTCCACAtgacttccttttattttaaattcatcgAGGGCAGGAGCCAGAAACTCTACAACTCAGCAGCTCATTCTATAAAGAATGTCTCCTAGGTGCTCTGCACTTTTTAATAATGTGTTGTCACATAAATCAAGTTGACATTAAAACTGCCACGTTGacttttgtttcataaataatttatttcccatataaaagtttaaataaataaataatgtgtaaatcaatttaaaaatagcttacaGTCTTTAACTGTCCATTGAAATCCAGTGCATTGCATTGTCAGTTACTTCAAGAGCCTCCGCTCATTGAAGAGTCTCACATCAAAGTCACATTGTCCATTCCCAGAGCCACAGGTGAGAGACGTTCAGTCACGGAGGTACCCTGTTAGGCTCTTCAGGAAAGAAAAGTTCATGAGCATTTGCACTCGCACGACTGTCCAGGCACAGCTGTTGTACTCCATGGACTTCAGGTACTGCCCAAGGTTGAAGTAATATTTCTTCAGGTGAAGAACGGTCATGTCTCCCATAGTGAAGTTTTTCTTCTGCATGATTTCCTTCTGGATTGGCTCCAGATGATCCATCTGCCCTTGGAGTTCCACAAGGAGGTCCTCAATGACAGTCTCAGACCAGCcagtgctggagaagtctctggTGAGAATACTGAAGATCTGCTGGAGCATCTCATAGATGACCAATACGGCATCTTCCTTCTGGAACTGCTGTGCTTGCCTCATCTCCTCAGGGACCTGGAAGTCCATCCTGACCTCGAGGCAATGTTGAGGAGTTGAAGGTAACTGCCGCAGGAGTTTCTGACACACCGTATCACTCCTCCTTTGCTGGAATCGAAGCAAGCTGTAGTTCCTGGAGAGAGCTGTGGTGGAGAAACACAGCAGGAGAACCATCTGGAGGAGGCACCGGTAGGTCATGGTGAAAACAGGCACAGGGCTACCTGTTCTGctagtagatgctgaagctgagcctTCAGCCCTTTGCAGAGTGAATGTCCTTCCTCCCTGAGTGTGGGCTACTTATACAGGATTGGCCTCCATTCTTTCTATTTGAGAGGAATTTCCCACTTTCAGTTCTCCCTTTCAGTTTTCCTGTGTCATTTAAATTATTAGTTGCCTCTAAAACTCTTTTTCTTTAAGCTCCTTGctattttaatttacatatacCACGGGGAAGAAAGATACACAAACTGAGAATTtctaatgttttttaaagtttcaatgaGTTGctgaatgttaaagaaaaatataagccaAATCTTTTGAACCAGATTATTACAGGATTCTTTCATTTgtcaaagatttttctttttgtttatctcttttcaTATTATGAGATTTGAGGAGAGGGGGCCTTGTTTGTAacagagttttctttttcataagaaTTAGGTTTAATTCTCAATTCTGCTGTTACCAAACAATAATACCTGCAGTGTATGATTTTAAAAGAGACACCTATTTTTTCTATCTAAAAGAGAATAATGTTAAACTAAActgataaacaataaataaatgatatatgtattattaaattaaatatatgctgtttatgatttttaaaaaggcaaatttttTTCTATCTAAAATAGAGTGATGttcctagaggggtgggatggggtaggagtggggagggaggcttcagagggaggggatataggtacacctatggctgattcatgttgatatatggcagaaaccaacacaatattgtaaagcaattatcattcaattaaaaataaataaatttaaataaaaagaaaaaataatgtatataaaaaacaaaatagaatgatGCTAAACTAAGTTGATCTGAATTTTTTGGAGGCCTTAGCTGTAAGCAGGAAGACATCGCATAACTTTATCAacctgttgtttttcagtcactaagtcgggtccgactttttgcaaccccgtggaatgcagcacaccagccttccctgtccttcagtacctcccagagtttgttcaaactcatgtccattgagtcagtgatgccttccaaccatctcatcttctgtcaccccctttccctcttgtcctcaatctttcccagcatcagggtgttttctaatgagtcagctctttgcatcagttggtcaaagcattggagcttcagcttcagtatcagttcttccaatgaatattcaggactgatttcctttaggatggactggtttgatgtccttgcagtccaagggactctcaagagtcttctccagcactaccatttgaaaacatcaattctttggtgctcagccgtttttacggtccaattctcacatccatacatgactagacagacctttgttgtcaaagtgatgtctctgctttttaatatgctgtctaggtttgtcattggttttcttccaagtagcaagtgtcttttaattttgtggctgcagtcaccatctgcagtgatttcagagcccaagaaaatattgcTTTATCTCAACTATGCAGAATATAACTGAAAACTAAAGACTAAGTAATATTTCTAAGCAGGCAAAATAAATGTTACACAGGACATGCATAAAAGTCCAGGGTTCCTCTTGTAGTTGGCATTTATGACCATTATTGAGGgtcaatgaatttttattttctacctcttttttttatattttgtacatACCTCTAACAATCTAGTCTGATTTTCCATTCTCATGCAAATATATACCACCTTTAAGAGGAGATATAGaaggaaaatggaggaaaaaatattaagcaaTCAAGGGATTGAGACAAGGGGCTCTAGTTCAAATATTTCTGAGACtgtttttgtgtttatgtgtAGGTACTGATGCTGATAAGAaaggatcaggaaaaaaaatcaaattatgattttcatGTCTGGCTTATATAGATGGGGAGATGTacagtacattttaaaagatttcaatataaaaataagttcTTATAATTATGCTATTTAATACTTAAttaataattttcagtttttagcaATACTTGCCTTATCTTTCTGCCTGAATTTACTAAATTTACACAATATGCAATTGTAGCAGGAGATGATGCAGACTGTGATCCTCACTCTCCTGGGTTATATACTTAAGCAGGAGATAAGAACATTAatcaaagaaatacacaaaagtaaaaatgcaatgggcttccccagtggctcagaggtaaagaatccagtaagggagacacaggagatgcgggtttgatccctgagtcaggaagatcccctgcagaaggaacaacccactccagtattcttgcctggaaaattctgtggacagaggagactggtgcgctacagtccatggggtcccaaagagctggacatgactgagcaactgaacagagcACAAAAATACAATCGTAACCAGTGTTACAAAGGAGAGGTGTGTCCTACGATGTGAGGACATAATGTAGTAGAAGAAATCAAAGCAGACTGTCCCGAGGTAAGGACACTGGAGCTAAAATCAGAAGGAAGGTCAGATGGGACTGCATGTGCCAAGGCCTTGTGGTGGGAGCACACAGGTCAGCCTAAAGCACTGGACTGAAGGCCACTGTGACTTTTAAGTCAGAAAGTGCTCAGTGAATGATCTGAGATGAGGCCAGAAGGCAGGCAAGAGCCAGACAGCACACAGATCGTGAGATCATGGAAGAAGTTTTTCTTTATCCTAAGAACAGTAGAAGCTATGGAAAGGTTTTGGTGGGGCTAAGTAACTTTATTagatttgagggggaaaaaaaataatctctctACAGGAAGCAATAACTAAAGGACAAAGAACAGAATGAGTGCAGGCAGAGTAGTTAGGAGATTTACCTAATTGTAGGCCtaggtgctagtggtagagaagaATGAATTCATTTCTGTGAAATCTCTCATTTCCTGACAGGACCAGAAGCTGAAGAAATTCTCCATCATTTTACAGTTATATCAGTACTATTGGctattataattttaatgcatACTTAGAGAACAGGAACATGACTTCTATTGTACCAAACTGAAGTAGAGGCTGGAAGTATCTGGGTAAATGTATAATCCTGACCTCCAGCTTTCTCATCATCAATAGATCTCCTGTCTTCTGATCTTTACAATTTGCTGAACAAACTATATCTTCCAAATCTCCCAGAGAGGACTATCTATTGCTGATGTCCAAGGTATTCCTAAGAAACTACTTGTGCTTGAGCTGTGCTGAGGCAATATGGAGTAGAGAGGAAGCAATTCATCCTTCCTTCTAACCTGGGTGAGTGGGAAAGATGCCTGTGTCATTCACTCAAATGAGTGAAGAGTACTAAGAATGGAAAAGATAAAGCAACCAATCCAAAACATGATTCTGGGAAGATGACAGTGGAGGTGGTGTGATTTTAAATGTCTATGAGTTCtcacaaagaaacagacattGCCAGCAGATAGAATCAAAACCCCACTGAGCGTGGAACTTGTGGACACGAGCCACAAAAATGCAAGCAGATGAGGACAAATCACCAGTGGCCACAGACCCAGGCTGGGAGGAGCATCCACGtgggagaaagcagaggaaaggaaaggatcTAAGAACCCCAAAGTAGCTCAGAGATATTTACTGGAAAGCCATATGGCCAGAAGGGGTTTGGCTCAGTGTTAGAGCTGTTGAGTTGTGATGATACCTCGGCAAGTTCTGAAAGGCATTGAAATAGTCTAGGAGACCAGCAATGTTCAAATCAACCAGGTACAGCTCCGTTTTGGAAATGGATCTACACTTAGTGCTAACAACGGGATCAAATTTTAGCAGGATATaaacaggagagagaaggaaagagaagaccaGACCAGGGTGAGAGGTGGGAAACTCAGAAAGCAAGCAGCCATAGTTTTGAACATTTTATAGAAGCAGCAGAAGGGGGAACTCTGTATAATTAGAAAAGTCACCCTGAACTACTTCTTCTATTGTAGAAACTGAGGAAATATAAACTCTTGTAAAATCAAGCAACAGAATAGTATTATTAAGATTAAATTTCATACGGGTTATTGttagaaaaaagagaataagGTGCCGGACTAATAGCTCTacag
It contains:
- the LOC139039507 gene encoding interferon beta-2-like, with the protein product MTYRCLLQMVLLLCFSTTALSRNYSLLRFQQRRSDTVCQKLLRQLPSTPQHCLEVRMDFQVPEEMRQAQQFQKEDAVLVIYEMLQQIFSILTRDFSSTGWSETVIEDLLVELQGQMDHLEPIQKEIMQKKNFTMGDMTVLHLKKYYFNLGQYLKSMEYNSCAWTVVRVQMLMNFSFLKSLTGYLRD